One window of Alkaliphilus metalliredigens QYMF genomic DNA carries:
- the mltG gene encoding endolytic transglycosylase MltG: MKKWICTLCIVLLLGLVSLFFLPSYLSMAANTQDVEITIPQGASLYQVSERLYDEGVIRSRLWFRYQGKISQADRNIRPGAYTFSPDTDLEEIFTLLQKGVPEQPVIMTIPEGFTLYEIAQRVESLGFGLAEEFIKATQDYFKSRDYSFDTSELYFEMEGYLYPDTYHLKKNQDMKAIVHSLVSPIDAFFSEEYIKRAEELGLSLHEVLTIASIIEREAYHDEERATVSGVIFNRLGIRMSLQIDATVIYGLGEGKEHRNRVLYADLETPNPFNTYMNTGIPPGPIAAPSKASIHATLYPEDHSYLYYVLGEGGHVFSETYQEHLKHVDAYRRRINQN; the protein is encoded by the coding sequence TTGAAAAAATGGATATGTACCTTATGTATCGTCCTTTTGCTAGGACTGGTCTCTTTGTTTTTCCTGCCGTCTTACTTATCTATGGCTGCTAATACACAGGATGTTGAAATCACAATTCCACAGGGAGCTTCCCTGTATCAGGTATCGGAACGCCTCTATGATGAGGGCGTGATTCGAAGTAGGCTTTGGTTTCGTTATCAAGGTAAAATATCTCAAGCAGATCGTAATATTAGACCTGGAGCCTATACATTCTCACCAGATACTGATCTAGAGGAGATCTTTACCCTATTACAAAAAGGGGTACCTGAACAACCTGTTATTATGACAATACCAGAAGGATTTACCCTATACGAGATTGCCCAGCGGGTTGAATCTCTTGGATTTGGTTTAGCTGAAGAATTTATCAAGGCTACACAGGATTACTTTAAATCCCGTGACTACTCTTTTGATACCAGTGAGCTCTACTTTGAAATGGAAGGATACCTCTATCCCGATACCTATCATCTTAAGAAAAACCAGGATATGAAGGCCATTGTTCACTCTCTCGTATCACCTATAGACGCGTTCTTTTCTGAGGAGTATATTAAACGGGCAGAGGAGCTGGGCCTGAGCCTTCATGAGGTGCTGACAATTGCGTCCATCATTGAACGTGAAGCTTATCATGATGAAGAGCGGGCCACGGTTAGTGGTGTGATTTTCAATCGCCTGGGGATCAGAATGTCCCTACAGATTGATGCCACTGTCATTTATGGCTTGGGGGAAGGCAAGGAACATCGAAATCGTGTTCTTTATGCTGACCTTGAGACCCCCAATCCATTTAACACCTATATGAATACAGGGATACCACCTGGTCCCATTGCTGCACCAAGCAAGGCCTCTATCCATGCCACCCTTTACCCCGAGGACCATTCTTATCTTTATTATGTTTTAGGTGAGGGCGGCCATGTGTTTAGTGAAACCTACCAAGAGCATCTTAAGCATGTAGATGCTTATCGTCGCAGAATTAACCAAAATTAA
- a CDS encoding ThiF family adenylyltransferase: protein METRYEKQINFSGIGSEGQQLLQKASVLIIGCGALGTVVANSLVRTGVGHVKIVDRDFVETGNLHRQILFDEEDAAEGMPKAEAAKKKLGKMNSTIRIETLVADVNSITISQMISNVDLIIDCTDNFKTRYLINDVAFKENIPWIYGGVIGSSGVLQSFIPGETACLRCMMAEPPPTGSLPTCDTAGVINTITGIIGSLQANEAIKYVTNQVEKMKKEMLYLDLWDNTVESIEIQTNIDCPCCQKRSFIFLENKFPEAVHICGNNSVQVMPFTNKKVNLDQLAIRLQEANIQVKRTPFLLNIKTDAHEITVFPDGRAIIKQVSNVNEAKSIYAKYIGY from the coding sequence ATGGAAACAAGATATGAAAAACAAATAAACTTTAGTGGTATTGGATCAGAAGGACAACAGCTTCTACAAAAGGCAAGTGTGTTGATTATAGGATGTGGTGCATTAGGAACCGTTGTTGCCAATAGTCTAGTCAGGACCGGAGTAGGGCATGTGAAGATCGTTGATCGGGATTTTGTTGAAACAGGCAACCTACACAGACAAATTTTATTTGATGAAGAGGATGCTGCAGAAGGCATGCCTAAAGCTGAAGCGGCTAAGAAAAAGCTTGGAAAAATGAATTCAACCATTAGAATCGAAACACTGGTAGCGGATGTGAATAGTATTACCATTTCTCAAATGATTTCTAATGTTGATCTAATCATAGATTGCACAGATAATTTTAAAACAAGATATTTAATTAATGATGTGGCATTTAAAGAGAACATTCCTTGGATTTATGGTGGGGTGATTGGAAGTTCAGGGGTATTACAGAGCTTTATTCCCGGAGAAACAGCTTGTTTAAGATGTATGATGGCAGAGCCACCACCTACAGGATCTCTGCCCACTTGCGATACTGCAGGGGTGATTAACACCATTACTGGAATCATCGGATCATTACAAGCCAATGAAGCAATCAAATATGTCACAAATCAAGTAGAGAAAATGAAAAAGGAAATGCTATATCTTGACTTGTGGGATAATACTGTTGAATCAATAGAGATACAAACAAATATAGACTGCCCCTGCTGCCAAAAAAGATCCTTTATATTTTTAGAAAACAAGTTCCCGGAAGCAGTGCATATTTGTGGAAACAACAGCGTTCAAGTCATGCCTTTTACCAATAAAAAAGTAAACCTAGACCAATTAGCCATAAGGTTACAGGAGGCAAATATTCAAGTCAAACGGACGCCATTCCTATTAAATATAAAAACCGATGCTCATGAAATAACGGTTTTTCCGGATGGGAGGGCCATCATCAAACAGGTGAGTAATGTGAATGAAGCTAAAAGTATCTATGCTAAATATATAGGGTATTAA
- a CDS encoding TVP38/TMEM64 family protein, translating into MNKKKSFIKIVAIVIILGIVYTLNNQGLFGVSLDVDRIQKFVQDAGVWGVLVYILINTIRPFLFIPTAALFITGGIIFGAVQGSIYNLIGLICACSLAYFVARKFEGPFRKLVGEKYVSKLYGVEGRKAVKALFIMRVTPGFPIDPISFGAGLVNMNYRKFFLGTLLGIAPKAIIYTFLGDQIDNLYSVQTMVALGILVLLATTSYFVDV; encoded by the coding sequence GTGAATAAGAAAAAGTCATTCATTAAAATAGTAGCGATTGTCATCATACTAGGGATCGTATACACATTGAATAACCAAGGCTTATTTGGCGTATCCCTTGATGTGGATAGGATACAAAAATTTGTACAGGACGCAGGGGTTTGGGGAGTGTTAGTCTATATTTTAATTAACACAATTAGGCCCTTTTTATTTATCCCTACAGCAGCTCTTTTTATTACTGGAGGTATTATTTTTGGAGCTGTACAGGGTAGTATTTATAACTTAATTGGATTAATCTGTGCATGTAGCCTAGCCTATTTCGTCGCCCGTAAGTTCGAAGGCCCCTTTAGAAAACTTGTAGGAGAAAAGTACGTAAGCAAACTATATGGAGTTGAAGGAAGAAAGGCAGTGAAGGCACTGTTTATTATGCGGGTAACACCTGGATTCCCCATTGATCCCATTAGCTTTGGGGCAGGGCTAGTAAATATGAACTATCGTAAATTTTTTCTGGGAACACTTTTAGGAATTGCACCTAAAGCCATCATTTATACTTTTTTGGGGGACCAAATTGATAATTTGTATTCAGTACAAACCATGGTGGCCTTGGGTATTTTAGTTTTACTGGCCACAACTTCGTATTTTGTTGATGTATAA
- the ahbB gene encoding siroheme decarboxylase subunit beta has product MMSISELDKCIIRALQEDLPLSPEPFKKLAEDLGIEEEMLLKKVQFFLDSGMMRRFGATLRHQKVGFKANAMVVWKIPPSRSKEVGHHMAQFAEVSHCYERPTYPDWPYNLFTMIHATSKEECHTIAKKIALTVGFFDYDLLFSSHELKKVSMRYFCE; this is encoded by the coding sequence ATGATGTCTATTAGTGAACTCGATAAGTGTATCATTAGAGCACTGCAGGAGGACCTTCCCCTTTCTCCAGAACCCTTTAAGAAACTGGCTGAGGATTTAGGCATTGAAGAAGAAATGTTACTAAAAAAGGTCCAATTCTTTCTGGACTCAGGTATGATGCGCAGGTTTGGAGCCACACTACGTCATCAAAAGGTAGGGTTTAAGGCCAACGCAATGGTGGTTTGGAAAATTCCCCCTAGCCGTTCGAAGGAAGTTGGACATCATATGGCTCAATTTGCTGAAGTCAGTCATTGCTATGAACGGCCCACTTATCCCGATTGGCCCTATAATCTCTTTACCATGATCCACGCTACCTCTAAGGAGGAATGTCATACCATCGCAAAAAAAATAGCCCTAACAGTAGGCTTTTTCGACTATGATCTTCTCTTTAGTAGTCATGAGCTTAAAAAGGTAAGCATGAGATACTTCTGTGAATAG
- the ahbA gene encoding siroheme decarboxylase subunit alpha: MDKIDGQLLTLIQRDFPVTSRPYAFLGDQLGLSEADVITRISNLKNQGFIRRVGGVFDSRKLGYTSTLCALKVPENRIHQVKQIINEIPGVTHNYLRNHEYNMWFTLIAPSNEVIVDTLTSLKLKTNLDQLMNLPATQFFKINVHFKLQEGS, translated from the coding sequence ATGGATAAAATCGATGGACAATTACTGACCCTAATCCAAAGAGATTTTCCCGTCACTTCTCGTCCCTATGCTTTTTTAGGGGATCAGTTAGGTCTTTCAGAGGCAGATGTTATCACTCGCATTTCAAATTTAAAGAATCAGGGCTTTATTCGAAGGGTAGGTGGTGTGTTTGACTCTAGAAAGCTGGGTTATACCAGTACACTCTGTGCCCTAAAGGTGCCTGAAAACCGTATCCACCAGGTAAAACAAATCATTAACGAAATCCCTGGTGTTACCCACAATTATTTGCGTAACCATGAGTACAATATGTGGTTTACATTAATTGCTCCCTCAAATGAAGTGATTGTCGATACCTTAACTTCACTTAAGTTAAAAACCAACCTTGACCAATTGATGAATCTTCCTGCCACTCAATTTTTTAAGATTAATGTTCATTTTAAACTACAGGAGGGATCATGA
- the nirJ2 gene encoding putative heme d1 biosynthesis radical SAM protein NirJ2 has translation MIISWNTTNHCNMYCDHCYRDSGVKGSSELNTEEGKALIDEIVLAGFKIMIFSGGEPLMREDLFELIAYAKDRGLRPVLGTNGTFITPAVAEKLKRVGTMGVGISLDSLDSHKHDGLRHYDGAWDGAIQGMRNCQSAGLPFQIHTTVMDWNNPELEAITDLAVELGAVAHHFFFLVPTGRAHNIEEESLRAEQYERTLERIMKKQQLVRIELKPTCAPQFMRIAKQMGMNLRFGRGCLAGTSYCIINPNGKVQPCAYLDMEIGNVRETPFSEIWKNSEVFSNLRTLSYGGGCGSCEYHISCGGCRARAAYYHEGDYMAEEPWCLHHGRKGGVAHG, from the coding sequence GTGATTATCTCTTGGAATACAACAAACCACTGTAATATGTATTGTGATCATTGTTATCGAGACTCCGGCGTGAAGGGTTCAAGTGAGCTAAATACAGAAGAAGGCAAGGCTTTGATAGATGAAATTGTTCTGGCTGGTTTTAAGATTATGATTTTCAGCGGCGGAGAACCTTTGATGAGAGAAGACCTCTTTGAATTAATAGCCTATGCAAAGGATCGTGGCCTGCGCCCTGTTTTGGGTACAAATGGCACTTTTATTACCCCTGCAGTGGCTGAAAAGCTGAAAAGAGTTGGAACCATGGGGGTTGGCATTAGTCTTGACAGCCTGGATTCACATAAACATGATGGCCTCCGTCATTATGACGGGGCTTGGGATGGGGCTATACAGGGAATGAGAAACTGTCAATCCGCAGGCCTACCCTTTCAGATTCATACTACGGTCATGGATTGGAATAACCCGGAGCTTGAGGCCATAACAGATTTGGCCGTTGAGCTGGGGGCTGTGGCCCATCATTTTTTCTTTTTAGTTCCCACAGGAAGGGCTCATAATATTGAAGAGGAATCTTTACGGGCAGAGCAATATGAAAGAACCTTAGAACGAATTATGAAAAAACAACAGCTGGTTCGGATTGAGTTGAAGCCTACCTGTGCCCCACAGTTCATGAGAATTGCAAAGCAAATGGGGATGAACCTGCGCTTTGGTCGGGGTTGCCTAGCCGGTACCTCCTATTGCATTATTAATCCTAATGGCAAGGTACAGCCCTGTGCTTATTTGGATATGGAAATTGGTAATGTACGAGAAACCCCCTTCAGTGAAATTTGGAAAAATAGTGAGGTCTTTAGTAACTTACGGACATTATCCTATGGTGGTGGCTGTGGTAGCTGTGAATATCACATTTCCTGTGGTGGCTGTCGGGCTCGAGCTGCCTATTATCATGAAGGCGATTATATGGCCGAGGAGCCTTGGTGTCTTCATCATGGACGAAAAGGGGGGGTGGCCCATGGATAA
- the nirJ1 gene encoding putative heme d1 biosynthesis radical SAM protein NirJ1 — protein sequence MISVTKFLLGTSHFGDSLRYRHCTEKNPHGTSPGHGPVVAWNITQTCNLNCIHCYMNSANKKYEGELTHEEALGFIDDLGGFKVPVLLFSGGEPLIREDFFALAQHASKLNIRPTVSTNGTLISRKVAETLKSIGVGYVGISLDGLKDVNDRFRAQAGAFDAALTGIENCVAVGQKVGLRFTINRHNVKQLNDIFDLVEKMNIDRICFYHLVYTGRGSTMVAEDISHEESRQAMDLIIERTLDFHRRGLHKEILTVDNHADGIYIYQKLKEMDPSRADEVYRLMKINGGNRSGIAFANVDSTGNVHPDQFTQNHLIGNIRERPFSEIWTDESHPILRGLKNRKSLLKGRCGECQWVDLCNGNFRARAEAVTGDFWGSDPACYLTDEEIGLSSHCLNGGGAKL from the coding sequence ATGATTAGTGTGACCAAGTTTTTATTAGGCACAAGCCACTTCGGTGATTCTTTGCGCTATCGTCATTGTACAGAAAAAAATCCCCACGGCACTTCTCCTGGTCATGGACCTGTTGTTGCCTGGAATATAACACAAACCTGTAATCTTAATTGCATTCATTGCTATATGAATTCAGCAAACAAAAAATATGAAGGAGAGTTAACCCATGAAGAGGCTCTTGGTTTCATAGATGACCTAGGTGGCTTCAAGGTGCCAGTACTACTCTTTTCTGGAGGAGAGCCCCTGATACGGGAGGATTTTTTTGCCCTGGCCCAGCATGCCAGTAAGCTGAACATTAGACCTACGGTTTCCACTAATGGTACGCTCATTTCTAGAAAGGTGGCTGAGACATTAAAGTCTATTGGCGTTGGGTACGTAGGCATTAGTTTAGACGGTTTAAAGGATGTCAATGACCGCTTTAGAGCCCAGGCCGGTGCCTTTGATGCTGCCCTTACAGGTATTGAAAACTGTGTGGCCGTGGGTCAAAAAGTGGGCCTGCGCTTTACAATCAATCGCCATAATGTCAAGCAACTCAATGACATATTTGATCTAGTGGAGAAGATGAATATCGATCGTATTTGTTTTTATCACCTTGTCTATACTGGTCGTGGATCCACAATGGTGGCGGAGGATATTTCCCATGAAGAATCTCGTCAGGCAATGGACCTGATTATTGAACGAACCTTGGACTTTCACCGTAGAGGACTCCATAAAGAAATCCTAACCGTAGATAATCATGCGGATGGTATTTATATTTATCAAAAACTAAAGGAAATGGATCCCTCACGGGCTGATGAAGTTTACCGTTTGATGAAAATAAATGGTGGCAATCGATCTGGTATTGCCTTTGCTAATGTTGACAGTACTGGAAATGTTCACCCCGATCAATTTACTCAAAATCATCTAATCGGTAACATTCGAGAACGCCCCTTCAGTGAGATTTGGACTGATGAGTCTCATCCTATATTGAGAGGTCTGAAAAATCGTAAGTCGTTGCTAAAGGGCCGCTGTGGTGAATGTCAATGGGTGGATCTTTGTAATGGTAACTTTAGGGCAAGGGCCGAAGCAGTAACTGGAGATTTTTGGGGCTCTGATCCAGCTTGCTATTTAACCGATGAAGAGATTGGTTTATCCAGTCATTGTCTAAATGGAGGGGGGGCTAAATTGTGA
- a CDS encoding YeiH family protein has translation MKKEVDLITVSKKENWWTEAMKQGINWSSLWKKEDWWTVWLGFLLIIASIAGVVAVPVLPLRWGPGRQGAETIIGSIPAEILSGILVTGIINLALFSIGILFIKREELKKFIVAFPFVFMLAIVAELGGNYAPWRHYGFNSVIWALGIGLLVSNTIKTPGFMKGAVRTELYIKTGLVLLGASILFNRMLALGAMGLGVAWIVTPIVLISMYWFSQKVLKMHDSKGLAITIASATSVCGVSAAIAAGTAAKAKKEEISLAISITLIFTVVMMIGMPALVGALGIDPIVGGAWLGGTIDATGAVVAAGAMLGENALEVASVIKMVQNILIGLIAFGIAIFFSTVVEKKPASEVTIGPAEVWVRMPKFIIGFIAASILFSFILPQNAIDASLPSINGFREFLFTLAFISIGLESNFKEMAKMVKGGKPLTLYLVGQALNIILTFIAAYIFFSGRFFTLPF, from the coding sequence TTGAAAAAGGAAGTTGACTTGATAACAGTATCTAAAAAGGAAAATTGGTGGACGGAGGCAATGAAACAAGGCATTAATTGGTCATCATTGTGGAAAAAAGAAGATTGGTGGACAGTTTGGTTAGGGTTTTTACTGATTATAGCTTCTATTGCAGGAGTTGTAGCTGTACCAGTATTGCCATTGAGATGGGGACCTGGAAGACAAGGGGCAGAGACGATTATCGGGTCGATACCCGCTGAAATTTTATCCGGGATTCTTGTTACTGGAATAATAAATTTGGCTTTATTTTCTATTGGGATTTTATTTATTAAGAGAGAAGAACTGAAAAAATTCATAGTTGCTTTTCCCTTTGTCTTTATGCTAGCTATTGTGGCGGAGTTAGGAGGCAATTATGCCCCTTGGAGGCATTACGGCTTTAATAGTGTCATCTGGGCTTTAGGAATTGGTTTATTGGTTAGTAATACGATTAAAACACCTGGATTTATGAAGGGTGCTGTTCGTACAGAACTATACATAAAAACTGGGCTAGTACTTTTGGGTGCTTCTATTTTGTTTAATCGTATGTTGGCTTTGGGCGCTATGGGCTTAGGAGTTGCTTGGATTGTTACGCCTATTGTTTTAATAAGTATGTATTGGTTTTCTCAAAAGGTTCTTAAAATGCATGATAGTAAAGGTTTAGCAATAACGATCGCTTCTGCCACCTCGGTTTGTGGTGTATCAGCTGCTATTGCTGCCGGTACAGCGGCCAAGGCAAAAAAAGAAGAAATCAGCCTTGCTATATCGATTACCCTTATCTTTACTGTAGTAATGATGATTGGAATGCCTGCATTGGTTGGGGCTTTAGGAATAGATCCAATTGTTGGAGGCGCTTGGTTGGGAGGAACCATTGATGCTACGGGGGCCGTTGTTGCAGCTGGAGCAATGCTTGGAGAGAATGCCTTGGAAGTTGCATCTGTTATTAAAATGGTTCAGAATATTTTAATTGGTCTGATTGCCTTTGGCATCGCTATTTTCTTTTCCACAGTAGTAGAGAAAAAGCCAGCTTCTGAAGTTACCATAGGTCCTGCTGAAGTTTGGGTGAGAATGCCTAAATTTATCATTGGTTTTATCGCAGCTTCAATATTATTTTCCTTCATTCTTCCGCAAAATGCCATAGACGCTAGTCTACCTTCAATAAATGGATTTCGAGAATTCTTGTTTACTTTGGCTTTTATCAGCATAGGTCTAGAGTCCAATTTTAAGGAAATGGCTAAAATGGTGAAAGGTGGTAAGCCCCTTACGCTTTATTTGGTAGGGCAAGCATTAAATATTATTCTTACATTCATTGCAGCATATATCTTTTTTAGCGGTAGATTTTTTACATTACCATTTTAA
- a CDS encoding sulfurtransferase TusA family protein, whose amino-acid sequence MIKLGDVESLEAYDSEVAYLASKVVAMYESLSPQLEITLEKEANIKVTPEESKVKDQEKDLLNIVDLKGVKCPMNFVKAKVALGKIASGEEIGFYLDDDAPINNVPKSVEGEGHQIVNIDREYTGYNLLIVKKK is encoded by the coding sequence GTGATAAAACTTGGAGATGTAGAAAGCCTAGAAGCATATGATAGTGAGGTAGCTTATTTAGCTTCAAAAGTAGTTGCAATGTATGAATCATTGAGCCCTCAATTAGAAATTACACTAGAAAAAGAAGCGAATATAAAAGTAACCCCAGAAGAAAGTAAAGTGAAAGATCAAGAGAAGGATTTATTAAACATTGTAGATTTAAAAGGTGTAAAGTGCCCAATGAACTTTGTAAAGGCAAAGGTAGCATTAGGGAAAATTGCTTCAGGAGAAGAAATAGGTTTTTATCTAGATGATGATGCCCCCATCAATAATGTACCCAAGAGTGTAGAAGGAGAAGGACATCAGATTGTAAACATTGATAGAGAATATACAGGCTATAACCTTTTGATAGTAAAGAAAAAATAG
- the cysK gene encoding cysteine synthase A: MIYKNITQTIGNTPVVKLNNLVDENMADVYVKLEMFNPGGSVKDRISISMIEEAEKKGLIKPGDTIVEPTSGNTGIGLGLVAASKGYKLVLTMPESMSLERRKLLKAYGAELELTKAHLGMKGAIDKANELVEENGYVMLQQFNNLANPEIHRNTTAKEILNDFGNDLDAFVVGIGTGGTITGVGEVLKKKIDKITVVAVEPEDSPVLSGGNPGPHMIQGIGAGFVPEVLNVKIFDEVIKVQNEEALETARQLAKQEGLMVGISSGAAVFAAIKVAQKLGKGKKVLTIAPDTGERYISTALFE, translated from the coding sequence ATGATTTATAAAAATATTACGCAAACCATAGGCAATACACCTGTTGTAAAGCTTAACAATTTAGTAGATGAGAATATGGCAGATGTCTATGTAAAGCTAGAAATGTTTAATCCAGGCGGATCTGTGAAGGATAGAATTTCGATTAGTATGATAGAGGAAGCAGAAAAAAAAGGTTTGATTAAGCCGGGGGATACGATTGTAGAGCCCACCAGCGGAAATACAGGTATTGGTTTAGGATTAGTTGCAGCTTCTAAGGGATATAAATTAGTTTTAACCATGCCTGAATCCATGTCACTAGAAAGAAGAAAGTTATTGAAGGCATACGGTGCAGAGTTAGAATTGACAAAGGCTCATTTAGGAATGAAGGGAGCCATTGACAAAGCAAATGAACTTGTTGAGGAAAATGGATATGTGATGCTACAGCAATTCAATAATCTTGCCAATCCGGAAATCCATAGAAATACCACAGCTAAAGAAATTCTAAATGATTTTGGCAATGACCTCGATGCTTTTGTTGTTGGAATCGGTACTGGTGGAACCATCACAGGTGTTGGAGAGGTGCTGAAGAAAAAGATTGATAAAATAACTGTGGTTGCTGTAGAGCCTGAAGACTCTCCGGTGTTGTCAGGAGGAAACCCAGGGCCCCACATGATTCAAGGGATCGGTGCTGGATTTGTGCCAGAGGTATTAAATGTAAAAATATTTGATGAGGTTATTAAAGTTCAAAATGAAGAAGCCCTTGAGACAGCTAGACAACTTGCTAAGCAAGAGGGATTAATGGTTGGTATTTCCTCTGGAGCGGCAGTGTTTGCAGCTATAAAAGTTGCTCAAAAACTAGGTAAAGGAAAAAAAGTATTAACAATTGCACCTGATACTGGTGAAAGATATATTTCAACAGCTTTGTTTGAATAA
- a CDS encoding O-acetylhomoserine aminocarboxypropyltransferase/cysteine synthase family protein translates to MGLNTKLIHGNGVSKEKKVGATNVPIYFSNAYAYNKAKDLENIFSGRDIGHVYTRISNPSIEALEKRMVAVEGGVSAIATASGMSAIYLAVMNILTPGDEIIASSGVFGGTYNFFKNLKQLNIEVKFVDELNEESLTEHITPKTKIVFAETIGNPKLDVLDIEVVSTICKIKGVVFMVDSTVTTPYLIRPLEYGADVVIHSVSKYVNGSANSIGGMIIDGGSTKFNSERYENFKHYTKRYRQFAFSAKLRNELGKDLGAVMSPMNSFLNLTGIETLSLRMKRHCHNAYQLAKYLQENPKVLHTNYPGLETSEYYPLTQKYYAKEAGGILTLRVGSKEKAFQLIDSLKLISNVTNIGDTKTLALHPASTICNGNTPEEKEQMGVYEDLIRVSVGLEDMEDIIEDLENALGGL, encoded by the coding sequence ATGGGTTTAAATACAAAATTAATTCATGGTAATGGAGTAAGCAAAGAAAAGAAAGTAGGAGCTACGAATGTGCCTATTTATTTTTCAAATGCGTATGCCTATAATAAAGCAAAGGATTTAGAAAATATTTTCTCGGGTAGAGATATTGGACATGTCTACACTAGAATTTCAAACCCGAGTATAGAAGCATTAGAAAAAAGAATGGTAGCGGTAGAAGGAGGGGTTTCTGCCATAGCTACTGCTTCTGGGATGTCAGCTATATACCTAGCAGTGATGAATATACTCACTCCTGGAGATGAAATCATCGCTTCCTCAGGCGTATTTGGTGGTACCTATAATTTCTTTAAAAATTTAAAACAGTTAAATATAGAAGTCAAGTTTGTTGATGAGCTAAATGAAGAGAGTTTAACGGAGCATATTACACCTAAGACAAAGATTGTATTTGCTGAAACTATAGGAAATCCTAAGCTGGATGTCTTAGACATAGAAGTAGTTTCTACTATTTGCAAAATAAAAGGAGTGGTTTTCATGGTGGACTCCACTGTGACAACTCCTTATTTAATCAGGCCTTTAGAATATGGCGCTGATGTCGTAATTCATTCTGTTTCTAAATATGTTAATGGCAGTGCCAATTCAATAGGTGGTATGATTATTGATGGAGGAAGTACTAAATTTAATAGTGAAAGGTATGAAAACTTCAAGCATTACACAAAGCGATACAGACAATTTGCCTTCAGTGCAAAATTAAGAAATGAATTAGGGAAAGATTTAGGGGCCGTTATGTCTCCCATGAATAGTTTTTTGAATCTTACAGGGATTGAAACACTAAGTCTTAGAATGAAGAGGCATTGCCATAATGCCTATCAGCTTGCAAAGTATCTTCAAGAAAACCCAAAGGTACTGCATACGAATTATCCAGGTTTAGAAACCTCCGAATATTATCCCTTAACACAAAAATACTATGCTAAAGAGGCTGGGGGGATATTGACTCTTAGGGTTGGTAGTAAAGAAAAGGCATTCCAATTAATTGACAGCTTAAAGCTTATTTCCAATGTAACCAACATTGGTGATACAAAAACCTTAGCGCTACATCCAGCCTCGACGATCTGCAATGGTAACACACCGGAAGAAAAGGAACAAATGGGTGTATATGAGGATCTAATAAGAGTATCGGTGGGCTTAGAAGATATGGAAGATATCATAGAAGATTTGGAAAATGCTTTAGGCGGTCTCTAA